One window from the genome of Micromonospora aurantiaca ATCC 27029 encodes:
- a CDS encoding thiazole synthase — MSTLEIGGVAFGSRLILGTGGAANLHVLEQAIRASGTELVTLALRRVDTTPGRSGGLLDLVERCGVRLLPNTAGCRTAVEAVKTAHLAREAFDTDWVKLEVIGDERTLLPDGVELLRAAEELVADGFTVLPYTSDDPVLARRLADVGCAAVMPAGSPIGSGLGIGNPHHIRLIRAAVDVPVVLDAGIGTASDAALAMELGCDAVLLASAVTRAADPVAMATAMRYAVEAGHLAYGAGRITRRFHALPSTPDEGRPDL, encoded by the coding sequence ATGTCCACACTGGAGATCGGCGGGGTCGCGTTCGGCTCCCGGCTCATCCTCGGCACCGGCGGCGCGGCCAACCTGCACGTGCTGGAGCAGGCGATCCGCGCCTCCGGCACCGAGCTGGTGACGTTGGCGCTGCGCCGGGTGGACACCACGCCCGGCAGGTCGGGCGGCCTGCTCGACCTGGTGGAGCGCTGCGGCGTACGGCTGCTGCCGAACACGGCCGGCTGCCGCACCGCCGTGGAGGCGGTGAAGACGGCGCACCTGGCCCGGGAGGCGTTCGACACGGACTGGGTGAAGCTGGAGGTGATCGGCGACGAGCGCACGCTCCTGCCCGACGGGGTGGAGTTGCTGCGCGCCGCCGAGGAACTGGTGGCGGACGGGTTCACCGTGCTGCCGTACACCTCGGACGATCCCGTGCTGGCCCGGCGGCTGGCCGACGTGGGCTGCGCGGCGGTGATGCCGGCCGGGTCGCCGATCGGCTCCGGGCTGGGCATCGGCAACCCGCACCACATCCGGCTGATCCGGGCGGCTGTGGACGTGCCGGTGGTGCTCGACGCGGGCATCGGCACCGCCTCCGACGCGGCCCTGGCGATGGAGCTGGGCTGCGACGCGGTGCTGCTGGCCAGTGCCGTGACCCGGGCCGCCGACCCGGTGGCGATGGCCACGGCCATGCGGTACGCGGTCGAGGCCGGGCACCTGGCGTACGGCGCGGGCCGCATCACCCGCCGCTTCCACGCCTTGCCGTCCACCCCCGACGAGGGACGGCCCGACCTGTGA
- the thiS gene encoding sulfur carrier protein ThiS — MELIVNGTGRTLPEGVTVAEVVRTVTDRERGLAVAVNGEVVPRGGWSASVLRDGDRVEVLSATQGG, encoded by the coding sequence GTGGAACTGATCGTCAACGGCACCGGCCGGACGCTGCCCGAGGGCGTCACCGTCGCCGAGGTGGTCCGCACCGTCACCGACCGGGAGCGCGGGCTCGCCGTAGCGGTCAACGGCGAGGTGGTGCCACGCGGCGGCTGGTCGGCGAGCGTGCTGCGCGACGGCGACCGGGTCGAGGTACTCAGCGCCACCCAGGGCGGGTGA
- the thiO gene encoding glycine oxidase ThiO — MAVVGAGPVGLAIAWRCAQRGLRVVVHDDRPGSGASSVAAGMLSPVAEAYFGEHELTALLIGSAARWPGFAAELAGASGVDIGYRTEGTLVVGLTADDLAEAGRLWSYQRGLGLPITPLRPSELRDREPALAPRVRGGAVAPGDHQVDPRRLVAALRTAVERAGVELRPARVGALSEVDAQVTVVAAGCGAAALTGLPVRPVKGQVLRLRAPGGGPPGFRHVIRGYADSEPVYLVPRDSGEVVVGATVEERADTEVTAGGVLTLLRAAAELVPELVEYELVEAVAGLRPGTPDNAPIIGPLPGQSGVLAATGHHRHGIVLTPVTADLVTELIVTGEPDPALAPFTPDRFGKERTWN, encoded by the coding sequence GTGGCGGTGGTGGGCGCCGGGCCGGTGGGACTCGCGATCGCGTGGCGGTGCGCGCAGCGCGGACTGCGCGTGGTGGTGCACGACGACCGGCCCGGGTCGGGCGCCTCGTCGGTGGCCGCCGGGATGCTGTCGCCGGTCGCGGAGGCGTACTTCGGTGAGCACGAACTCACAGCGCTTCTCATCGGGTCCGCCGCCCGCTGGCCCGGCTTCGCGGCCGAGCTGGCCGGGGCGAGCGGCGTCGACATCGGCTACCGCACCGAGGGCACGCTCGTGGTCGGGCTCACCGCCGACGACCTGGCCGAGGCGGGGCGGCTGTGGTCGTACCAACGGGGTCTGGGACTGCCGATCACGCCGCTGCGCCCCTCGGAGCTGCGCGACCGCGAGCCGGCGCTGGCACCGCGCGTGCGTGGCGGCGCGGTGGCCCCCGGCGACCACCAAGTGGATCCGCGACGGCTGGTCGCCGCGTTGCGGACGGCCGTGGAGCGCGCCGGCGTGGAGCTGCGCCCGGCCCGCGTCGGCGCGCTGTCCGAGGTGGACGCCCAGGTCACTGTGGTCGCGGCCGGCTGCGGCGCGGCGGCGCTGACCGGCCTGCCGGTCCGGCCGGTCAAGGGCCAGGTGCTGCGGCTGCGCGCGCCGGGTGGCGGTCCGCCGGGCTTCCGGCACGTGATCCGGGGGTACGCGGACAGCGAGCCGGTCTACCTGGTGCCCCGGGACAGCGGTGAGGTCGTGGTCGGGGCGACTGTGGAGGAGCGCGCGGACACCGAGGTCACCGCCGGTGGCGTGCTGACACTGCTGCGCGCCGCCGCCGAGCTGGTGCCGGAACTCGTCGAGTACGAGCTGGTGGAGGCCGTTGCCGGGCTGCGCCCCGGTACGCCCGACAACGCGCCGATCATCGGGCCGCTCCCCGGGCAGTCGGGCGTGCTCGCGGCGACCGGGCACCACAGGCACGGCATCGTGCTCACCCCGGTCACCGCCGACCTGGTCACCGAGCTGATCGTCACCGGCGAGCCGGATCCCGCGCTCGCCCCCTTCACCCCGGACCGCTTCGGGAAGGAGCGCACGTGGAACTGA
- the thiE gene encoding thiamine phosphate synthase: MLSLGRLHLITDTRPGRDPLAVLRAALPVAGADLVVQVRVEDDATDREAYELACRVTEACRPYGAQCLVNDRLHVALAVDAAGGHVGADDLPVAAARRVLGPDAVLGATAREPVGARTAVDAGASYLGVGPCHVTTTKSGLPDPIGPEGIRAVAEAVSVPVIAIGGVTAASVPALRAAGAYGVAVVGALSLAADPAHATAELLRALTC, from the coding sequence GTGCTGTCCCTGGGACGACTGCATCTCATCACCGACACCCGGCCGGGGCGTGACCCGCTCGCCGTGCTGCGTGCCGCCCTGCCCGTGGCGGGCGCCGACCTCGTCGTGCAGGTGCGCGTGGAGGACGACGCCACCGACCGGGAGGCGTACGAGCTGGCGTGCCGGGTGACCGAGGCGTGCCGGCCGTACGGGGCACAGTGCCTGGTCAACGACCGGCTGCACGTGGCGCTCGCGGTGGACGCCGCCGGGGGCCACGTCGGCGCGGACGATCTGCCGGTCGCAGCCGCGCGCCGCGTGCTCGGCCCGGACGCGGTGCTCGGCGCGACCGCCCGGGAGCCGGTGGGCGCCCGTACGGCCGTGGATGCGGGCGCGAGCTACCTGGGCGTGGGCCCGTGCCACGTCACCACCACCAAGTCCGGCCTGCCGGACCCGATCGGCCCCGAGGGGATACGCGCGGTCGCCGAGGCGGTCAGCGTTCCGGTGATCGCGATCGGCGGGGTGACCGCCGCGAGCGTGCCGGCGCTGCGGGCCGCCGGGGCGTACGGGGTGGCGGTGGTCGGCGCGCTCAGCCTGGCTGCCGATCCCGCGCACGCCACCGCCGAGCTGCTGCGGGCGCTGACGTGTTAA